In a single window of the Amycolatopsis sp. cg5 genome:
- a CDS encoding ABC-F family ATP-binding cassette domain-containing protein, with the protein MSFSLHARDLVFSYGDRVVFDGVSLKAGAGQRLGLVGENGIGKSTLLRLLAGVEEPHGGSVELGGDLGFLLQELPFDQADTFADVIDDALAEIRVQARRLDELAERMASEYTAAHSASVEGGGGRRAGESAVPEYGRVLDWAQTHELWDADRRAEIVCAGLGLAGISPARPLGTLSGGQRSRLGLAALLIRQPETLLLDEPTNHLDDDAMEFLEKHLSALAGVVVLSSHDRVFLDAVCTDIVDLDPALGGPTRYGGAYTEYLGHKRAERARWEQRFAEEQEQLKELKESVAVTSRAVAHNRPPRDNDKMGYNFFGGRVQKQVSRRVRNAQLRLDELNRDQVRKPPAPLKFAGTLTGATDEDRLLLSLRDIDVPGRVHIGQLDVPSGARLLVTGGNGAGKSTLLSVLAGNLAPASGSVQRARGVRVGMLEQDVVFADPSLSARQLYVAPEGAPTLSQLGLLAPRDLGRPVGTLSVGQRRRLALALLLADPPHVLLLDEPTNHISLTLAEELFAALETAPGAVVIASHDRWLRRDWQGERLALRPYEG; encoded by the coding sequence ATGTCTTTTTCCTTGCATGCTCGCGATCTCGTCTTCTCCTACGGTGACCGTGTCGTCTTCGACGGCGTGTCCTTGAAAGCGGGCGCCGGGCAGCGGCTCGGCCTCGTCGGCGAGAACGGCATCGGCAAGTCCACGCTCCTGCGCCTGCTGGCCGGGGTGGAGGAGCCGCACGGCGGTTCCGTCGAACTCGGCGGTGACCTGGGCTTCCTGCTCCAGGAGCTGCCGTTCGACCAGGCCGACACGTTCGCCGACGTCATCGACGACGCGCTCGCCGAGATCCGCGTCCAGGCACGCAGGCTCGACGAACTCGCCGAGCGGATGGCTAGTGAATACACAGCGGCGCACAGCGCCTCCGTTGAGGGTGGCGGTGGGCGACGGGCGGGCGAGTCCGCGGTCCCCGAGTACGGCCGCGTGCTCGACTGGGCGCAGACGCACGAACTCTGGGACGCCGACCGGCGCGCCGAGATCGTCTGCGCGGGCCTCGGCCTGGCGGGCATCTCCCCCGCTCGCCCGCTCGGCACGCTTTCGGGCGGCCAGCGGTCCCGGCTGGGACTGGCCGCGTTGCTGATCAGGCAACCGGAGACCCTGCTGCTCGACGAACCGACCAACCACCTCGACGACGACGCGATGGAGTTCCTCGAAAAGCACCTGTCCGCGCTCGCGGGCGTCGTGGTGCTGTCCTCGCACGACCGGGTCTTCCTGGACGCGGTCTGCACCGACATCGTCGACCTCGATCCGGCACTCGGCGGCCCGACCCGCTACGGCGGCGCGTACACGGAGTACCTCGGCCACAAACGCGCCGAGCGCGCCCGATGGGAGCAACGCTTCGCGGAAGAACAGGAACAACTCAAGGAGCTGAAGGAATCCGTCGCCGTCACGTCGCGCGCGGTCGCCCACAACCGGCCGCCGCGCGACAACGACAAGATGGGCTACAACTTCTTCGGCGGCCGCGTGCAGAAGCAGGTGTCACGGCGAGTCCGCAACGCCCAGCTGCGCCTCGACGAGCTGAACCGCGACCAGGTCCGCAAACCACCGGCGCCGCTGAAGTTCGCCGGGACGCTCACCGGAGCCACCGACGAGGACCGGCTTTTGCTGTCACTGCGCGACATCGACGTGCCCGGCCGTGTCCACATCGGACAGCTGGACGTGCCCAGCGGCGCCCGCCTGCTGGTGACCGGCGGCAACGGCGCCGGCAAGTCGACGTTGTTGTCGGTGCTCGCCGGTAACCTCGCTCCGGCGAGCGGTTCGGTTCAGCGGGCGCGTGGCGTGCGGGTCGGCATGCTCGAGCAGGACGTCGTCTTCGCCGACCCAAGTTTGTCGGCGCGCCAGCTCTACGTCGCACCCGAGGGCGCGCCGACGCTGAGCCAGCTCGGCCTGCTCGCGCCGCGCGATCTCGGCAGGCCCGTCGGCACGCTCTCGGTCGGGCAACGACGCAGGCTCGCGCTGGCGTTGCTGCTCGCGGACCCGCCGCACGTCCTGCTGCTCGACGAACCGACCAACCACATTTCCCTGACACTGGCCGAAGAACTGTTCGCCGCGCTCGAAACCGCGCCGGGCGCGGTCGTCATCGCGTCCCACGACCGCTGGCTCCGGCGCGACTGGCAGGGCGAACGCCTGGCTCTAAGGCCGTACGAAGGGTGA
- a CDS encoding class I SAM-dependent methyltransferase: MNSAQGIKTVFDRRAATYEGNTWHARYAERLVELAAPAPGLRILDAATGTGLAAGAAALAVGPTGHVTGVDLSPGMLDVAKETVRLPNVGFLKADATHLEQFPCAFFDMVLCSAGMLYLPAEVAIEEWHRVLKPGGIVGFSTMRAGFPVAGRLFREHASAYGLTLDDPAAPLGTASRCRTVLRDTGFSPLEVTEEPLRFARADLAYAWEAHARGTYHDAMSTLTAQQTRSFERDFTTSIARMLRADEELLLTAEVIYAFGRK; encoded by the coding sequence ATGAACAGTGCCCAGGGGATCAAGACCGTCTTCGACCGGCGGGCGGCCACCTACGAAGGCAACACCTGGCATGCCCGTTACGCGGAGCGTCTCGTCGAACTCGCAGCCCCCGCGCCCGGCCTGCGCATCCTCGACGCGGCGACCGGCACCGGGCTCGCCGCCGGGGCCGCCGCGCTCGCCGTCGGGCCGACCGGGCACGTGACCGGCGTCGACCTCTCACCGGGCATGCTCGACGTCGCCAAGGAGACGGTCCGGCTGCCGAACGTCGGCTTCCTCAAAGCGGACGCCACCCATTTGGAGCAGTTCCCCTGCGCGTTCTTCGACATGGTCCTGTGTTCCGCCGGGATGCTCTACCTGCCTGCCGAGGTCGCGATAGAGGAGTGGCACCGGGTGCTCAAGCCGGGCGGCATCGTCGGGTTCTCGACCATGCGCGCGGGTTTCCCGGTCGCGGGACGGCTCTTCCGCGAGCACGCGAGCGCGTACGGGCTCACCTTGGACGATCCGGCCGCCCCGCTCGGTACCGCGTCCCGGTGCCGCACTGTCTTGCGCGACACCGGGTTCAGCCCGCTCGAAGTGACCGAGGAGCCGCTGCGGTTCGCCCGCGCGGACCTCGCGTACGCCTGGGAGGCGCACGCCCGCGGCACGTACCACGACGCGATGTCGACGCTCACCGCCCAGCAGACGCGAAGCTTCGAGCGCGACTTCACCACCTCGATCGCCCGCATGCTGCGCGCCGACGAGGAGCTGCTGCTCACCGCCGAGGTGATCTACGCCTTCGGCCGCAAGTAA
- the mshC gene encoding cysteine--1-D-myo-inosityl 2-amino-2-deoxy-alpha-D-glucopyranoside ligase has translation MQSWSSVDVPRVPGTPRPLRLHDTATGQIRPTSPGEVARIYVCGITPYDATHLGHAATYLAFDLVNRLWLDAGHEVHYVQNVTDIDEPLLERAERDKDDWVVLGMRETALFREDMVALRVVPPREFVGAVESIPEIVEVIAKLLANGSAYRVDDPEHPDVYFDHSATGRFGYESNYDAETMTKLFAERGGDPGRAGKHHPLDALLWRTARDGEPSWESELGAGRPGWHIECSAIAVNRLGLAFDVQGGGSDLAFPHHEYSAAHAEAQAGDHPFARHYVHAGMIGLDGEKMSKSRGNLVFVSRLRADGIDPSAIRLALFAGHYRADRPWTDALLADAQARLARWREAVSLDAGPSAEDLVARVRDHLTNDLDTPRALTAIDAWADEALKRSGTDAGAPGLVRTAVDALLGIVL, from the coding sequence ATGCAGAGCTGGTCTTCGGTTGACGTGCCCCGGGTCCCCGGGACCCCCCGTCCGTTGCGTCTCCACGACACCGCGACCGGGCAGATCCGCCCGACCTCGCCCGGTGAGGTGGCCCGGATCTACGTCTGCGGCATCACGCCGTACGACGCGACCCACCTCGGTCACGCCGCCACGTATCTGGCGTTCGACCTGGTCAACCGGTTGTGGTTGGACGCGGGCCACGAGGTCCACTACGTCCAGAACGTCACGGACATCGACGAGCCGCTCCTCGAGCGCGCCGAGCGCGACAAGGACGACTGGGTCGTGCTCGGCATGCGCGAGACCGCGTTGTTCCGCGAAGACATGGTCGCGCTGCGCGTCGTGCCGCCGCGCGAGTTCGTCGGCGCGGTCGAGAGCATCCCGGAGATCGTCGAGGTCATCGCCAAGCTGCTCGCCAACGGCTCGGCGTACCGAGTGGACGACCCCGAGCACCCGGACGTCTACTTCGACCACTCGGCGACCGGCCGCTTCGGCTACGAGTCCAATTACGACGCCGAGACGATGACCAAGCTCTTCGCCGAGCGCGGCGGCGACCCCGGCCGCGCGGGCAAGCACCACCCCCTCGACGCACTTCTTTGGCGCACCGCCCGCGACGGCGAGCCTTCGTGGGAGTCCGAGCTCGGCGCCGGGCGTCCCGGCTGGCACATCGAGTGCAGCGCCATCGCGGTCAACCGCCTCGGCCTGGCCTTCGACGTCCAGGGCGGCGGCTCGGACCTCGCGTTCCCGCACCACGAGTACAGCGCCGCGCACGCCGAGGCCCAAGCGGGCGACCACCCGTTCGCCCGGCACTACGTCCACGCCGGAATGATCGGCCTCGACGGCGAGAAGATGTCCAAGTCGCGCGGCAACCTGGTCTTCGTGTCGCGCCTGCGAGCCGACGGCATCGACCCGTCCGCCATCCGCCTCGCGCTGTTCGCCGGGCACTACCGCGCCGACCGCCCGTGGACCGACGCGCTCCTCGCCGACGCCCAGGCCAGGCTCGCGCGCTGGCGTGAAGCGGTTTCGCTCGACGCCGGACCGTCCGCTGAGGACTTGGTCGCGCGGGTGCGCGACCACCTGACGAACGACCTGGACACGCCGCGGGCGCTCACCGCCATCGACGCCTGGGCGGACGAGGCGTTGAAGCGCAGCGGAACCGACGCGGGCGCTCCTGGTCTGGTGCGCACCGCCGTCGACGCGCTGCTGGGGATCGTGCTGTAG
- a CDS encoding MerR family transcriptional regulator, producing MEYPVGKVAGLAGITVRTLHHYDEIGLLSPSGRSPAGYRSYSESDVDRLQRVLYYRELGFALDEIATLVDDPGTDAMAHLKRQRELLVERIGRLERMVASVERAMEARNMGHALTPEEKLEVFGGFQEPEGYAEQVAANWGDTPEWQHGQGVVASMSKQDWIDAEAARQSWVDRLLAVVDAGAAATDPAAMDLAEEHRAMLGKFMGECTHERQQQVAELYVTDPVQLGFLVREPDQRPGLAEFIRDAVAANATR from the coding sequence ATGGAGTATCCGGTGGGCAAGGTCGCCGGGCTGGCGGGTATCACGGTGCGCACGCTGCACCACTACGACGAGATCGGCCTGCTCTCACCGAGCGGGCGGAGCCCGGCAGGCTATCGGAGCTACAGCGAGTCCGATGTGGACCGGCTGCAGCGTGTCCTCTACTACCGGGAACTCGGGTTCGCACTCGACGAGATCGCGACCCTCGTCGACGATCCGGGCACCGATGCGATGGCCCACCTGAAACGGCAGCGTGAGCTGCTGGTGGAGCGCATCGGGCGGCTGGAGCGGATGGTCGCGTCCGTCGAGCGCGCGATGGAGGCAAGGAACATGGGGCATGCGTTGACGCCGGAAGAGAAGCTCGAGGTCTTCGGCGGTTTCCAGGAGCCGGAGGGCTACGCCGAGCAGGTCGCCGCCAACTGGGGTGACACCCCGGAATGGCAGCACGGCCAGGGCGTGGTGGCGTCGATGAGCAAGCAGGACTGGATCGACGCGGAAGCGGCGCGCCAGAGCTGGGTCGACCGGCTGCTCGCGGTCGTCGACGCCGGCGCCGCGGCGACGGACCCGGCGGCGATGGACCTCGCCGAGGAGCACCGGGCGATGCTGGGCAAGTTCATGGGGGAGTGCACCCACGAGCGGCAGCAGCAGGTCGCCGAGCTTTACGTGACCGACCCGGTCCAGCTCGGCTTCCTGGTCCGCGAGCCGGACCAGCGGCCGGGACTGGCCGAGTTCATCCGCGACGCGGTGGCGGCCAACGCCACGCGGTGA
- a CDS encoding cytochrome P450 codes for MVLRTELAPLPPGPRVPIAVQTVAFGSFRHLVLPVLRRRYGDVISLSLYPERKVVQLANLDHVKTVFGGSVTTFHAGEGNMILKPLMGEHSVLLTDEDVHLRARKLLMPAFHGAALRGYRDMITELTVAEVERWPVHRPFRSHDRMRVLTLEIILRVVFGVTTGPRLDELRPLLNRLLEIGPLDIFGWHNPKLQRFGPWKRNFEVQQRVDELLYAEIAERRRASDLDSRADVLSRLLTVPVDDDRLSDAELRDQLITLLLAGHETTATALAWSFHDLARNPIEHAAALAAADADDEKHLEAIAKEAMRLHPVIGEVARRLTEDIEIGGYRIPAGYTVMPSINMVQLDSAHHPDPLTFRPSRFLDGNSPPPGSWMPFGGGVRRCLGAGFSLLEATIVLREVLTRFQLTPDKAKAEPQRPRHITMVPGRGARVSVSPRRA; via the coding sequence ATGGTGCTGCGCACGGAACTCGCTCCCCTGCCGCCCGGACCCCGTGTGCCGATCGCGGTGCAGACGGTCGCTTTCGGCAGTTTCCGGCATCTGGTGCTGCCGGTGCTGCGCCGCCGCTACGGCGACGTCATCAGCCTCAGCCTCTATCCGGAGCGCAAGGTCGTGCAGCTGGCGAACCTCGACCACGTCAAGACGGTGTTCGGCGGCTCGGTCACCACGTTCCACGCGGGCGAGGGCAACATGATCCTCAAGCCGCTGATGGGCGAGCATTCGGTCCTGCTGACCGACGAGGACGTCCACCTGCGTGCCCGCAAGCTGCTGATGCCCGCGTTCCACGGCGCCGCGCTGCGCGGCTACCGCGACATGATCACCGAGCTGACCGTCGCCGAGGTAGAGCGCTGGCCGGTGCACCGGCCGTTCCGCTCCCACGACCGGATGCGCGTGCTCACCCTGGAGATCATCCTGCGCGTGGTGTTCGGCGTGACGACCGGTCCGCGGCTCGACGAGCTGCGCCCGCTGCTGAACCGCCTGCTGGAGATCGGCCCGCTCGACATCTTCGGCTGGCACAACCCGAAACTGCAGCGCTTCGGGCCGTGGAAGCGCAACTTCGAGGTCCAGCAGCGGGTCGACGAACTGCTCTACGCCGAGATCGCCGAGCGACGCCGGGCGTCCGATCTGGACTCCCGCGCGGACGTCCTTTCGCGACTGCTGACCGTGCCCGTCGACGACGACCGGCTCTCCGACGCCGAGCTGCGCGATCAGCTCATCACGCTCTTGCTGGCAGGCCACGAAACGACCGCGACCGCGCTCGCCTGGTCGTTCCACGACCTGGCGCGTAACCCCATCGAGCACGCGGCCGCGCTGGCGGCGGCCGACGCGGACGACGAGAAGCACCTGGAGGCGATCGCCAAGGAGGCCATGCGCCTGCATCCGGTGATCGGCGAGGTCGCGCGCAGGCTGACCGAAGACATCGAGATCGGCGGCTACCGGATCCCGGCCGGGTACACGGTCATGCCGTCGATCAACATGGTCCAGCTGGATTCCGCGCATCACCCGGATCCGCTGACGTTCCGGCCGTCGCGGTTCCTCGACGGGAACAGCCCGCCTCCGGGGAGCTGGATGCCGTTCGGCGGCGGTGTCCGCCGGTGCCTCGGCGCGGGATTCTCCTTGCTGGAAGCCACGATCGTGCTCCGCGAGGTGCTGACCCGGTTCCAGCTCACGCCGGACAAGGCGAAGGCCGAGCCACAGCGGCCCCGGCACATCACGATGGTGCCGGGGCGCGGCGCCCGCGTCTCGGTCAGTCCGCGGCGGGCCTGA
- a CDS encoding MFS transporter — protein MTLTSPTAAIRSPRLALALLALPSLLIAIDISVLNVALPRMAADLRPSPAELLWMNDIYGFMVGGTMITMGTVGDRIGRRRLIVACAAVFALASAVAAFATEPWMIIVTRAVMGIAGAAIMPASMALIGQIYPDPKKSVSAMGAYMTCFLTGMAIAPLIGGVLVEHWWWGAVFLMGVPVMVLTVLAAPKVLPEFRATEPGKPDVRSAVLCLASILLVVYALKSIVNNGWTVAAIGAAVAGIALGVVFVRRRNHLEHPLVDLGLLRRPGVARAMWVLLLTALVMGGTSLFVSFYLQSVHGQTPLASALWLLPQMGAMMVAANLGPWLGRTIEPAKIVAVCMGLMLIGFVLFAITPDGLAGLLTLVAASVLTTGGIGAAFPFLMNDVMSHAPADRAGSAASFAQTANELGIAMGLVVLGSVGTVVYRAHLGVADGSWVDGLEQATARHDETLLAGVRAAFTSGYHAAAWTAAAIMAVVAFLTVRALVRPAAD, from the coding sequence ATGACACTCACCTCGCCGACGGCGGCGATTCGCAGCCCGCGGCTGGCGCTGGCGTTGCTGGCGCTGCCCTCGCTGCTGATCGCGATCGACATCAGCGTCCTCAACGTCGCGCTGCCCCGGATGGCGGCCGACCTGCGCCCGTCGCCCGCGGAGCTGCTGTGGATGAACGACATCTACGGCTTCATGGTCGGCGGCACCATGATCACCATGGGCACGGTCGGCGACCGGATCGGCCGCCGCAGGCTGATCGTGGCCTGCGCCGCGGTGTTCGCGCTGGCCTCGGCGGTCGCCGCGTTCGCGACCGAGCCGTGGATGATCATCGTGACCCGCGCGGTCATGGGCATCGCGGGCGCGGCGATCATGCCGGCCTCGATGGCGCTGATCGGCCAGATCTATCCCGACCCGAAGAAATCGGTGTCGGCGATGGGCGCGTACATGACCTGCTTCCTCACCGGGATGGCCATCGCGCCGCTGATCGGCGGGGTGCTGGTCGAGCACTGGTGGTGGGGCGCGGTCTTCCTGATGGGCGTGCCGGTGATGGTGCTGACCGTGCTCGCCGCGCCGAAGGTGCTGCCCGAGTTCCGCGCGACCGAGCCCGGCAAACCCGACGTCCGCAGCGCCGTGCTGTGCCTCGCGTCGATCCTGCTGGTCGTCTACGCGCTGAAGTCGATCGTCAACAACGGCTGGACGGTCGCCGCGATCGGCGCCGCGGTGGCGGGAATCGCGCTCGGCGTGGTGTTCGTGCGGCGGCGAAACCACCTCGAACACCCGCTGGTGGACCTGGGACTGCTGCGCCGCCCCGGCGTCGCCCGCGCGATGTGGGTGCTGCTGCTGACCGCGCTGGTGATGGGCGGTACGTCCCTGTTCGTGTCGTTCTACCTGCAGTCGGTGCACGGCCAGACGCCGCTCGCCTCGGCGCTGTGGCTGCTGCCGCAGATGGGCGCCATGATGGTCGCCGCGAACCTCGGGCCGTGGCTCGGCCGCACGATCGAGCCCGCCAAGATCGTCGCGGTGTGCATGGGCCTGATGCTGATCGGGTTCGTCCTGTTCGCGATCACCCCGGACGGGCTCGCCGGCCTGCTGACGCTCGTCGCGGCCTCGGTGCTGACGACCGGCGGCATCGGCGCGGCGTTCCCGTTCCTGATGAACGACGTCATGTCGCACGCGCCCGCCGACCGCGCGGGCTCGGCCGCCTCGTTCGCGCAGACCGCGAACGAGCTCGGCATCGCCATGGGCCTGGTCGTGCTCGGCAGCGTCGGCACGGTCGTCTACCGCGCCCACCTCGGTGTCGCGGACGGATCCTGGGTGGACGGCCTCGAGCAGGCCACCGCCCGCCACGACGAAACCCTGCTCGCCGGTGTCCGTGCCGCGTTCACGTCCGGCTACCACGCGGCCGCGTGGACAGCGGCGGCGATCATGGCCGTCGTGGCCTTCCTGACCGTGCGCGCGCTGGTCAGGCCCGCCGCGGACTGA
- a CDS encoding NB-ARC domain-containing protein gives MTLDSLLRDHRCRVDLTQEALSERSGVSVRAINYLERGVTKSPQRRTIDLLADALGLTGEQSLELRKAAKRARPQPATVRHVPAGVYEPLTLAMLPPDLDDLTGRVRDLGALCDLADELKRTGRRSGRCAVLSGPPGTGKTSLVVRAAHDLAAAFPDGTFFLKLRGVSAQPSDPAEVLHLLLRALGVNAVHIPAELEDRVSLCRSLLRDRAALLVFDDAADEAQVRPLLVGGLRCLTLVTSRQLLVGIEAAHRLDLGVLGHGDAVELLSAITGQARVAREPSAASELVELCGRLPLAIRIAGNRLASRPGWPLTHLVGMLRDRGRRLTALTAGDLDVRGVFDLSYRQLTPAAATAFRRLSLVPAADFSAGAAMALLDAQAEHEAAALVDELADASLLQTAPRQGRYQFHDLLRVFAAERLAQEETSEDIAAADDRLACWLMRTAMAAVRYFRPTDGVSAPPVAGPWFDDHLGAGRWLETEAQNWLAAAKSCAVRGDHQRVLDLAKPMHWYSELGGTASTWELLELAVRSAVAVGSKLEEGVHRNYLGWVHNSRLGGGPSPEYVDLARQACAAAMASGDLIAQAWAHTLLANAHRANGDSPAFRDAMETAIRLFEQAGHRLGVHLARFMRADHAQESGMLEEAAAEFEICVRYFRQPYGGPRNPSDDINYANILLNASHNLAALKLLDQALDHCEEALELFERHGATMGRARALQSSGRYLRRRCEHRNARAKLTEALALFERAGLPRCQVETLCDLASLSDELGEPSIARAERERALSLCDNLGAPEAAELRAKLAQRLAE, from the coding sequence GTGACCCTCGACTCCCTTTTGCGCGACCATCGCTGTCGGGTCGACCTCACTCAGGAAGCGCTTTCAGAACGGTCCGGCGTCAGCGTCCGCGCCATCAACTATTTGGAACGCGGCGTCACCAAGAGCCCCCAGCGGCGGACGATCGACCTGCTCGCCGACGCGTTGGGCTTGACAGGGGAACAGTCGCTGGAATTGCGGAAAGCGGCGAAACGGGCTCGTCCTCAGCCCGCCACCGTCCGGCACGTGCCCGCCGGTGTCTACGAGCCGCTGACGCTCGCGATGCTGCCACCCGACCTCGACGACCTCACCGGGCGCGTGCGTGATCTCGGCGCGTTGTGCGATCTGGCCGACGAGCTGAAACGCACCGGCCGCCGATCGGGACGGTGCGCGGTGCTGAGCGGGCCGCCGGGCACGGGCAAGACGAGCCTGGTGGTGCGGGCGGCGCACGATCTCGCCGCGGCGTTCCCCGACGGCACGTTCTTCTTGAAGCTGCGCGGGGTGTCGGCTCAGCCGAGCGATCCGGCCGAGGTGCTGCACCTGCTGCTGAGGGCGCTGGGCGTCAACGCCGTGCACATCCCGGCCGAGCTGGAGGACCGCGTGAGCCTGTGCCGGTCCCTGTTGCGAGACCGGGCCGCGCTGCTCGTGTTCGACGACGCGGCCGACGAAGCCCAGGTACGTCCCCTGCTGGTCGGCGGGCTGCGCTGCCTCACCCTGGTCACGAGCCGTCAGCTGCTGGTCGGTATCGAGGCCGCCCACCGGCTCGATCTCGGCGTGCTCGGCCACGGCGACGCCGTCGAGCTGCTGTCGGCGATCACCGGGCAGGCACGCGTCGCGCGAGAGCCGTCGGCGGCGAGCGAACTGGTGGAGTTGTGCGGGCGGCTGCCGCTGGCGATCCGGATCGCGGGCAACCGGCTCGCGAGCAGGCCGGGCTGGCCGCTGACCCACCTCGTCGGCATGCTCCGCGATCGGGGCAGGCGCCTGACGGCGCTCACCGCGGGCGATCTCGATGTCCGTGGCGTGTTCGACCTGTCGTATCGCCAGCTCACCCCGGCCGCCGCGACGGCGTTCCGCAGGCTTTCGCTCGTGCCGGCCGCCGACTTCTCGGCGGGCGCGGCGATGGCGCTCCTCGACGCGCAGGCCGAGCATGAGGCGGCCGCGCTGGTCGACGAACTGGCGGACGCGAGCCTGCTGCAGACGGCGCCGCGGCAAGGCCGGTACCAGTTCCATGATCTGCTCCGGGTGTTCGCGGCGGAACGGCTCGCGCAGGAAGAGACGTCCGAGGACATCGCGGCGGCGGACGACCGCCTCGCCTGCTGGCTGATGCGCACGGCGATGGCGGCGGTCCGCTACTTCCGCCCGACCGACGGCGTGAGCGCCCCACCCGTCGCGGGACCGTGGTTCGACGATCACCTCGGCGCCGGCCGCTGGCTCGAGACCGAGGCGCAGAACTGGCTGGCCGCGGCGAAAAGCTGTGCCGTGCGCGGAGACCATCAGCGCGTACTCGACCTGGCCAAGCCCATGCACTGGTACTCGGAGCTGGGCGGGACCGCGAGCACCTGGGAGCTGCTCGAACTCGCGGTGCGGTCGGCGGTCGCGGTCGGCAGCAAGCTCGAAGAGGGCGTCCACCGCAATTACCTGGGCTGGGTGCACAACTCGCGCCTCGGCGGTGGCCCGTCGCCCGAGTACGTCGACCTGGCGCGGCAGGCTTGTGCAGCCGCGATGGCGAGTGGCGACCTGATCGCCCAAGCCTGGGCGCACACCCTGCTCGCGAACGCGCACCGCGCCAACGGCGACTCGCCGGCTTTCCGCGACGCGATGGAGACGGCGATCCGGTTGTTCGAGCAGGCCGGCCACCGGCTCGGGGTCCACCTTGCCCGGTTCATGCGCGCCGACCACGCGCAGGAGAGCGGCATGCTGGAAGAAGCGGCCGCCGAGTTCGAGATCTGCGTCCGCTACTTCCGGCAGCCCTACGGCGGACCTCGCAACCCCTCGGACGACATCAACTACGCCAACATCCTGCTCAACGCCTCGCACAATCTCGCCGCGCTCAAGCTGCTCGACCAGGCACTCGACCACTGCGAAGAAGCCCTCGAACTCTTCGAACGCCATGGCGCGACCATGGGCCGGGCCCGTGCGCTCCAGTCGAGCGGCCGGTATCTGCGCCGGCGGTGCGAGCACCGGAACGCCCGCGCCAAGCTCACGGAGGCACTCGCGCTGTTCGAGCGGGCAGGGCTGCCGCGGTGCCAGGTCGAAACACTGTGTGACCTGGCGTCCTTGTCCGACGAACTGGGCGAGCCGTCGATCGCGCGAGCCGAGCGGGAACGCGCGCTGTCGCTTTGTGACAACCTCGGCGCGCCCGAAGCCGCGGAGCTGCGAGCCAAGCTGGCCCAGCGGCTCGCGGAGTGA
- a CDS encoding FAD-dependent monooxygenase, with protein MRNKTILISGSSVAGPTLAYWLARHGFRPTVVERAASLREGGYAVDVRGAAVEVIERMGLLTQVRSLATETERTAYVDADNRQVAGLTADARNGREGDDLEIMRGDLAKLLFDATQPEVEYLWGESVTGLVQDADGVRVTFEKAAPRTFDLVLGADGLHSNIRGLAFGAESEFVKDLGYYVSIFSTENHLNLDRQELCYNTPGKLAAMYSANGNSEAKAQFYFTSDKLDYDRRDTKAQKRILAEAYAGEGWVVPQLIEAMWDAKDFYFDSVSQVQLDSWSRGRVALVGDAAHCASPLSGMGTDLALVGAYFLAGELKAVGGDYPIAFARYEQHMRDYVAKGQKSAGDNGKWFVPETKGMIGFRNQNIRMLQYMPWKNMITGGASRAAKSVDIKAY; from the coding sequence ATGAGGAACAAGACCATCCTGATCTCGGGTTCGAGCGTGGCCGGGCCCACCTTGGCTTACTGGCTGGCACGGCACGGCTTCCGGCCCACCGTGGTCGAGCGCGCCGCCTCGCTGCGCGAGGGTGGTTACGCCGTGGACGTGCGCGGTGCCGCCGTCGAGGTGATCGAGCGGATGGGCCTGCTGACCCAGGTCCGCTCGCTGGCCACCGAGACCGAGCGCACCGCCTACGTCGACGCCGACAACCGGCAGGTCGCGGGGCTCACCGCGGACGCTCGCAACGGCCGCGAGGGCGACGACCTGGAGATCATGCGCGGCGACCTCGCCAAGCTGCTGTTCGACGCGACCCAGCCCGAGGTCGAGTACCTCTGGGGCGAGTCCGTCACCGGCCTGGTCCAGGATGCCGACGGCGTGCGCGTCACCTTCGAGAAGGCGGCGCCGCGCACCTTCGACCTGGTGCTCGGCGCGGACGGCCTGCACTCCAACATTCGCGGGCTGGCGTTCGGCGCGGAGTCCGAGTTCGTCAAGGACCTCGGCTACTACGTCTCGATCTTCAGCACCGAGAACCACCTGAACCTCGACCGCCAGGAGCTCTGCTACAACACGCCGGGCAAGCTCGCCGCGATGTACAGCGCCAACGGCAACAGCGAGGCCAAGGCCCAGTTCTACTTCACCTCGGACAAGCTCGACTACGACCGCCGCGACACCAAGGCCCAGAAGCGGATCCTCGCCGAGGCCTACGCCGGTGAAGGCTGGGTCGTGCCGCAGCTGATCGAGGCCATGTGGGACGCGAAGGACTTCTACTTCGACTCCGTCAGCCAGGTCCAGCTCGACAGCTGGTCACGCGGCCGGGTGGCGCTCGTCGGCGACGCCGCGCACTGCGCGTCCCCGCTGTCCGGCATGGGCACCGACCTCGCGCTGGTCGGCGCGTACTTCCTGGCCGGCGAGCTGAAGGCGGTCGGCGGCGACTACCCGATCGCGTTCGCCCGCTACGAGCAGCACATGCGCGACTATGTCGCCAAGGGCCAGAAGTCGGCGGGGGACAACGGCAAGTGGTTCGTGCCGGAGACCAAGGGCATGATCGGCTTCCGTAACCAGAACATCCGCATGCTGCAGTACATGCCCTGGAAGAACATGATCACCGGCGGCGCCTCCCGCGCGGCCAAGTCGGTCGACATCAAGGCCTACTGA